The nucleotide window TCGTTCCAGGACCGCAGCTGCCGGTCGCGCTCCTGCACCAGATCGAGCAGGTGATCGAGATGCTGCGCGACCCGGGCGATCTCGTCGTTGCCGCTGCCGGGCCGGGTGCGTGCGCCGAGGTCGCCATGCTCCACCCGCGCGATCGTGTCCGTCATCCGCTCCAGCGGCTTGAACACGCCGCGCGCCCAGCGCAGGAACAGCGGCACGCTGACGGCCGTGACCAGAAGGAAGCCGATGAGAACGGCGGCAAGCGTCGCCACCTTCTCCTTCTGGAACGGCGCCTCCAGAAAGCCGACATAGAGCATGCCGACCCGCATTCCCCGGCTGTCGGTGATCGGCTCATAGGCGGAGATGTACCAGTCGTTCACGACGAAGGCGCTGTCGAGCCAGACCTCGCCCCGGCCCAGCACGCGCTCGCGCACCGCCGCCGAGACCCGGGTGCCGAGCGCCCGGCGGTTCTCGAACAGGCGGACATTGGTGCTGATCCGCACATCCTCCAGGAACAGGGTGGCGGTGCCCTGGCTCCCCTCCGGCAGGCTGGCCTCGCGGTAGACGAGGTCGTTGATCGTGTCGATGAAGACGAGATTCTGGTTGAGCAGGATGCCGCCGACCAGCGCGGCCGGCACCGCGCCGGCAAGGCGTGCCGGGCTGGCCGAGTGCACGACCATGCCCCGCGTCTCGGTGGTCCGCTCCGTCGGCACCGCGTTGGGTGTCGGGATCAGCTCGAGGCTCGCACGCTCCGCAAGGTCGGGCGAGATGCCGGCGAGCTCCTCGCCCTCGAAAATGTCGACGCTGCTGGCGGGGGCACCGGCCATCGCCCGGTCGACCACCGGCCACTCGCGGCCGAGCGGCGGACGCGCGCCAGCGGGCGAGGCCGCGCGGACCCGGCCGTCGTCGCCGACGAGATAGAGAAAGTCGAGCCCCATCTCCGCGCGGCTGCGCTCCAGCAGCGCGGCCAGCGCCGCCCCGTCGCGCGCATCGGCGATGTCGCGGAACTCGGCCGACTTGCCGAGCGCGTCGAGCCGCTCGCCGGTATTGTCCAGGATCCGGGTGAAATACTGGTGCGCAACCGTCAGGTCCGCATTCACCTTGGTCTTCAGCAGGGCGTCGAACTTCGAGTTCCAGCGCACCATCGCCCCGCCGAGGAACAGCGGCAGCACCACGAGCGTCGGCAACAGCGCGATGGCGAGCAGGCGGACGCGAACCGACAGGCGGCTGCGGCGCGCCGCCCGCCCCCCCTGCCCCGTCGCAGGCTCGGGCTCGGGCTCGGGCTCGTGCTCCGGCTTGGGCTCAGCCATTCCAGTCCGCAAGCTTGCGGTCGATGGTCTTGCGCGAGATGCCGAGCCGGCGCGCGGCTTGCGCGCGATTGCCCTCGCACTCGCCCAGAACCGCCAGGATGTGCCGGCGCTCCACATCCTCCAGCAGATCCGTCCGGCTCGGCGCCGGCACGGTCTGCGGCTTGTCCGCCCTGCGCGTCATCTCTGCCGGGAACCGGCCGAGGATCAGCGACCGCTCGATCATGTTACGCAACTCCCGGACATTGCCCGGCCACTCGTAGGCGAGGAGACCGGCAGCCACATCCGGCCCGATCGGCACCGGCGGCATGCCCAGCTGGACCGCCAGCTTGCTCATGAAGAGTTCCGCCAGTTCGCGAATGTCGTCCCCGCGCTCGCGCAGCGGCGGCATCTCGATCTGCAAGACGTTGATCCGGTAGAACAGGTCGGCCCGGAAGCGCCCGGCCTCCACCTCGCGTTCCAGGTCCGCGTTGGTGGCAAAGACGAAGCGCAGGTCGACCGGCACCTCGCGCTCCGAGCCGATGGGCCTCACCCGCCGGTCCTCGATCGCCCGCAGCAGCTTGCCCTGAAGCGGCATCGGCAGGTCGCCAATCTCGTCGAGGAACAGCGTGCCGCCCTGGGCATGCATGAACAGGCCCTCGCGATTGGACGCGGCCCCGGTGAAGGCGCCCTTCAGGTGGCCGAACAGCTCCGCCTCGATGACATCGGCCGGGATCGCCGCGCAATTGACCGGCACGAAGGGCTTGGCGGCGCGGTCCGAGAGCTCGTGCAGGGAGCGCGCCGCCACTTCCTTGCCGGTGCCGGATTCGCCGGTGATCAGGACGGATGTCGGCAGCGATGCAACACGGGCGATGGTCTCGCGGATCTCGCCGATCTGGGGAGAGTGGCCGATCAGCTTGTCGCGCAGCAGCAGGTGGTCGGAGGTTGCCTGCAGCTGATGGCGCAGCAGCTGGTTTTCCCGCAGCAGGGTCACCCGGTCGAGGCAGCGCGCCACCGCATTGAGCAACTGGTTGGAGCGGAAGGGCTTCAGCACGAAATCGACCGCGCCCGCCCGCAGCGCCTGGATCGCCGTTTCCAGGTCCGCATAGGCGGTCATCAGGATCGCATGGGCGAAGAAACCGATCTCTCGCTGTTCGGCGAGCCATTCCACGCCCGTCTTGCCGGGCATGATATTGTCGAGGATCACCACATCGAAGTGATGCCGGTCGAGCAGCACCGAAGCGGCGGCGGCATCCTCCGCCTCCGCGATATGCTTGCAATGCGGCGCCAGCGTCCGCACCAGGAAATTGCGCATGCCGGGCTCGTCGTCGACGACGAGGATCGCAGCCTGCGACAGCCATGGCCCGAACTCCGCATCGACGGACGCATCTGTCAAGCGTCTGAGCGATCCCGTGCCCATGATCTCCCTCCCCCGGAGTTTTATGTCGTTTTGTGTCTATTTATCCTCAACAGATAGCACAAGCAGGACAGGCAGCATAACGCCCAAGAACGCAACCGGGACGTGACCGGGCAGCACGGAAAGACGATGGCGGTTACAGGCCTCCAGCACCAACTCTCCGAAGTGACGCATGTTTCGATCCACGCCCCCGCGAGGGGGGCGACAGCTTGTTGCCGTGGCTGGAAGCGCGCCTTCGAAAGTTTCGATCCGCGCCCCCGCGAGGGGGGCGACCACAGGCCTCCCGCTCCGCTTCGACCGCATCCCGTTTCGATCCGCGCCCCCGCGAGGGGGGCGACAATTCGGGCGGCGGTGCTTGGTGAAGGCCGCAAAGTTTCGATCCGCGCCCCCGCGAGGGGGGCGACGTTCCGGCCCTCGTCTGCGGATGTCACGAAGGCGGTTTCGATCCGCGCCCCCGCGAGGGGGGCGACCGGGACGCCATCGGGGATGGATTGGGGCGTCAAGGTTTCGATCCGCGCCCCCGCGAGGGGGGCGACTGGCTGCTCGTATCATGCGGTTTTTACAGAAGAAACCCGAGCTCCGGCGCGAACTGCAAGGCGCCGCATCCCGCAGCCGCGCCAGCAGCTCGCTGCTCCTCAAAAAAGATTAA belongs to Stappia indica and includes:
- a CDS encoding sensor histidine kinase, with the translated sequence MAEPKPEHEPEPEPEPATGQGGRAARRSRLSVRVRLLAIALLPTLVVLPLFLGGAMVRWNSKFDALLKTKVNADLTVAHQYFTRILDNTGERLDALGKSAEFRDIADARDGAALAALLERSRAEMGLDFLYLVGDDGRVRAASPAGARPPLGREWPVVDRAMAGAPASSVDIFEGEELAGISPDLAERASLELIPTPNAVPTERTTETRGMVVHSASPARLAGAVPAALVGGILLNQNLVFIDTINDLVYREASLPEGSQGTATLFLEDVRISTNVRLFENRRALGTRVSAAVRERVLGRGEVWLDSAFVVNDWYISAYEPITDSRGMRVGMLYVGFLEAPFQKEKVATLAAVLIGFLLVTAVSVPLFLRWARGVFKPLERMTDTIARVEHGDLGARTRPGSGNDEIARVAQHLDHLLDLVQERDRQLRSWNEELNARVEERTRDLMLANRQLEETTKQLIMSEKLAAIGEITAGVAHEINNPIAVIQGNLEVLRMLLGEHAKVAGTEIRLIDEQVHRINQIVMKLLQFAKPDEYAGYADRHAPDEVISDCLPLVRHLLRRTEIEVVREMRATRAILMNRTELQQVLINLIVNAIHAMPLGGRLSLATADTQRGDVPGVTVEVADTGVGMSAEVLSRVFDPFYTTKSRQGTGLGLSITQTLVSRQGGEIRVRSAPGAGTVFTIWLPEEPSAGDA
- a CDS encoding sigma-54-dependent transcriptional regulator; the encoded protein is MGTGSLRRLTDASVDAEFGPWLSQAAILVVDDEPGMRNFLVRTLAPHCKHIAEAEDAAAASVLLDRHHFDVVILDNIMPGKTGVEWLAEQREIGFFAHAILMTAYADLETAIQALRAGAVDFVLKPFRSNQLLNAVARCLDRVTLLRENQLLRHQLQATSDHLLLRDKLIGHSPQIGEIRETIARVASLPTSVLITGESGTGKEVAARSLHELSDRAAKPFVPVNCAAIPADVIEAELFGHLKGAFTGAASNREGLFMHAQGGTLFLDEIGDLPMPLQGKLLRAIEDRRVRPIGSEREVPVDLRFVFATNADLEREVEAGRFRADLFYRINVLQIEMPPLRERGDDIRELAELFMSKLAVQLGMPPVPIGPDVAAGLLAYEWPGNVRELRNMIERSLILGRFPAEMTRRADKPQTVPAPSRTDLLEDVERRHILAVLGECEGNRAQAARRLGISRKTIDRKLADWNG